The Benincasa hispida cultivar B227 chromosome 11, ASM972705v1, whole genome shotgun sequence genome has a segment encoding these proteins:
- the LOC120089918 gene encoding (S)-ureidoglycine aminohydrolase, producing the protein MWSFSTQSHGASLLILFTTSSLLGVAFGGEGFCSAPSVIDSDADSKPLYYKVTNPTLSPSHLQDLPGFTRSVYKRDHALITPESQVFSPLPEWTNTLGAYLITPALGSHFVMYLAQMKEKSKSGLPPSDVERFLFVIQGAVKLTNSSGISEKLTVDSFAYLPPNFDHSVKCDSSATLVVFERRYASLLDHHTKQIIGSTDNQPLLETPGEVFQLRKLLPMSMPYDFNVHIMDFQPGEFLNVKEVHYNQHGLLLLEGQGIYRLGDYWYPIQSGDAIWMAPFVPQWYAALGKTRSRYLLYKDMNRNPLDHK; encoded by the exons ATGTGGAGCTTCTCAACACAATCCCATGGAGCATCTCTCCTTATTCTCTTCACTACTTCAA GTTTGCTCGGAGTTGCTTTTGGTGGAGAAGGGTTTTGTTCCGCGCCATCCGTTATTGACTCGGATGCCGATTCGAAGCCTTTGTATTACAAAGTGACCAATCCCACTCTTTCTCCTTCTCATCTGCAAG ATTTGCCTGGCTTCACACGTAGTGTTTACAAAAGGGATCATGCCTTGATAACCCCAGAAAGTCAAGTGTTTAGTCCTCTACCAGAGTG GACTAATACATTGGGTGCATATTTAATAACACCGGCACTTGGTTCACATTTTGTGATGTATCTTGCCCAGATGAAAG AGAAATCAAAATCAGGATTGCCCCCATCCGATGTTGAGAG GTTTTTATTTGTTATCCAAGGAGCAGTGAAACTTACCAATTCGTCTGGCATTAGTGAAAAACTCACG GTTGATTCATTTGCTTATCTACCTCCGAATTTCGATCATTCTGTCAAGTGCGACTCTTCCGCTACTCTTGTGGTGTTTGAGAGAAG GTATGCTTCTCTACTGGATCATCACACCAAGCAGATCATTGGTTCAACAGACAACCAGCCCCTCCTTGAAACTCCTGGTGAG GTCTTTCAACTTAGGAAGCTCCTTCCCATGTCCATGCCTTATGACTTCAACGTCCAC ATCATGGATTTCCAACCTGGAGAATTTCTTAATGTGAAG GAGGTTCATTATAATCAGCATGGTCTGTTGCTCTTAGAGGGCCAGGGCATTTATCGTTTGGGCGATTATTg GTACCCTATTCAATCTGGTGATGCCATTTGGATGGCTCCCTTTGTACCACAATG GTATGCTGCCCTTGGGAAAACACGAAGCCGCTATCTGTTGTACAAGGATATGAACCGAAACCCTCTCGATCACAAGtaa
- the LOC120092026 gene encoding phospho-2-dehydro-3-deoxyheptonate aldolase 2, chloroplastic-like, whose protein sequence is MIISGSANLPPPSSSAAPTTPIAKCFLFKPHLSIPNAAKFCRTIPSAVSSSSTHFVSGSSNWAPESWKSKKALQLPEYPDPNELESVLRVLESFPPIVFAGEARKLEESLAKAAVGEAFLLQGGDCAESFKEFNGNNIRDTFRVLLQMGIVLTYGAQMPIIKVGRMAGQFAKPRSDPFEVKDGVKLPSYRGDNINADAFNEKSRTPDPQRLIRAYLQSVGTLNLLRAFATGGYAAMQRVSQWNLDFVQHSEQGDRYKELAQRVDEALGFMAAAGITMDHPIMNTIDFWTSHECLHLPYEQALTREDSTTGLYYDCSAHMLWVGERTRQLDGAHVEFLRGVSNPLGIKVSDKMDPSELVQLCEILNPRNRPGRLTIITRMGADNMRVKLPHLIRAVRQAGLIVTWVSDPMHGNTIKAPCGLKTRSFDSIRAELRAFFDVHEQEGSYPGGVHLEMTGQNVTECVGGSKEVTFDDLNSRYHTHCDPRLNASQSLELAFAISQRLRRKRMRSKPGFDGVLVENGFVA, encoded by the exons ATGATCATCTCCGGCTCTGCAAATCTCcctcctccttcttcttccGCCGCCCCTACAACTCCCATCGCCAAATGTTTCCTCTTCAAACCCCATCTCTCCATCCCCAACGCCGCCAAATTCTGCCGGACCATTCCCTCCGCCGTGTCTTCCTCTTCCACCCATTTCGTTTCTGGATCCTCCAATTGGGCGCCTGAATCTTGGAAATCCAAAAAGGCCCTTCAGCTCCCTGAATATCCTGACCCAAATGAGCTCGAGTCCGTGCTTCGCGTTCTCGAGTCATTCCCACCGATCGTCTTCGCCGGCGAGGCTCGCAAGCTCGAGGAGAGTCTCGCGAAGGCCGCCGTTGGCGAAGCATTTCTGCTTCAAGGTGGGGATTGTGCTGAGAGCTTCAAGGAGTTTAATGGGAACAATATTAGGGATACGTTCAGGGTTTTGCTGCAGATGGGTATTGTTCTTACGTATGGAGCTCAAATGCCTATTATAAAG GTAGGAAGAATGGCAGGACAATTTGCTAAACCCAGGTCAGATCCGTTTGAGGTTAAAGATGGTGTAAAGCTACCGAGTTATCGTGGAGATAACATCAATGCAGATGCTTTCAATGAGAAATCTCGAACCCCGGATCCCCAAAGATTGATTAGAGCATATCTTCAATCCGTAGGCACATTGAACCTTCTTAGAGCATTTGCCACTGGAGGATACGCTGCAATGCAGAGAGTTTCTCAATGGAATCTTGACTTCGTTCAACACAGTGAGCAAGGAGACAG GTATAAAGAACTTGCTCAGAGGGTGGATGAAGCGCTGGGATTTATGGCAGCTGCTGGAATCACTATGGACCATCCTATAATGAACACAATTGATTTCTGGACTTCCCATGAGTGCCTTCACTTACCATATGAGCAAGCCTTGACGAGGGAGGACTCAACGACAGGCCTCTACTATGATTGTTCTGCTCACATGCTTTGGGTAGGTGAGAGGACTCGACAGTTGGATGGTGCACATGTCGAATTCCTGCGCGGCGTGTCTAATCCTCTTGGCATTAAG GTAAGTGACAAAATGGATCCTTCAGAGCTAGTTCAGTTATGTGAGATTTTGAATCCACGCAACAGACCTGGGCGTCTTACGATTATCACCCGAATGGGAGCAGATAACATGCGAGTCAAGTTGCCTCATCTCATTAGAGCCGTACGCCAGGCTGGGCTTATTGTCACATGGGTGAGCGATCCGATGCATGGTAACACAATAAAGGCTCCATGTGGTCTCAAGACTCGATCATTCGATTCAATAAGG GCTGAGTTGAGAGCTTTCTTCGATGTTCATGAACAAGAAGGGAGCTATCCTGGAGGAGTACATCTAGAAATGACTGGACAAAACGTAACAGAGTGCGTCGGAGGGTCAAAGGAAGTGACCTTCGACGACCTGAATTCTCGCTACCATACTCACTGTGATCCAAGACTGAATGCTTCTCAGTCGCTGGAGTTGGCATTTGCAATATCCCAAAGGCTGCGAAGGAAAAGGATGCGTTCTAAGCCTGGCTTTGATGGGGTGCTCGTAGAAAATGGGTTTGTTGCTTAG